In Patescibacteria group bacterium, the sequence TTCTTACGGTTTTATTCTCTACCGGTCTCCGAGTATCCGAGCTGACCGGCTTAACCCGCAAAAATATCGATCTCAAGCGAGGCGAGTTTATGGTCCGCGGCAAAGGTGACAAACCCAGGGTGGTTTTCTTGTCCAGTGACGCTAAAGAACTGCTACAAAAATATTTTGACCGGCGAACCGATAATGCCGAAGCGGCTTTTATCTCTCATGCCGGCCCGACTCCGCACGAGCCTCTAACCCCTCGTAGCATTCAACGTATCGTGCAAAAATATGCGACTTCGGCCGGGCTGGTCAAAAAAGTGACGCCCCATGTCTTGCGCCATTCGTTTGCCACCGACCTACTGATTAACGGCGCTGATATTCGTTCCGTCCAGGCTATGCTAGGACATTCTTCCATCACCACCACTCAAATCTACACCCACCTCACTAACCCCCAACTCAAAGAAGTCCATCGCGCCTTCCACAACCGCCGCAAAATCGTGAAATCCTAAAACTCTAAGACCTCTT encodes:
- a CDS encoding tyrosine-type recombinase/integrase produces the protein LTVLFSTGLRVSELTGLTRKNIDLKRGEFMVRGKGDKPRVVFLSSDAKELLQKYFDRRTDNAEAAFISHAGPTPHEPLTPRSIQRIVQKYATSAGLVKKVTPHVLRHSFATDLLINGADIRSVQAMLGHSSITTTQIYTHLTNPQLKEVHRAFHNRRKIVKS